In Candidatus Babeliales bacterium, the genomic window ATACGTTTTTCATTCAAATCATAAAACGGTTGTTGATCGTAGGCTACACTTGAGTCATATGATCGCCACGTTGCTTCTTGCTTCAAACGCTGCGTAATATAATCATTAACTGCAGATTTATCAACTTTATAACCACGGGATACTTTTTGTATCTCGTCTTGTATGCGTTGCATTAAAATATCAGGATCTTGACGATATACATGAATCAATGGATATGCATTAATATATGGCTCATTTATTTTTTCACCATTACGATACACAACAGGTTTGCCATCTTCAATAACTCCACGAATAACATCACCGGGAACCCCAATAACACGTTTTGTCCAATTTGACGGACCCCACACATAACGTTCAAAAAGTTTTTTTGCTGAATTAGTTGAATACTTAAAACTAGGATCATTGAATGCTATAATTTCACCATGTCGTGGTTTTCTAAAATTATAGGAAAATTTATCTGCAAAAAAACGTTCCCCTACTAATATAGTTGTTTCCATCGATCCTGTTGGAACTTGGTACAACCCAAATCCAAACGTACGAATCAAAAAAACGATGAGTAATAAAAAAGCGAATTCTGAAATCTGCGCGAATAAACCTTGTTTTTTGTGATGCTTTTGTTGAGCCATTCTAATTCCTTTATACTATTTTAGAGTTTATTCCTATCCATACATCTGGGCTCACCGCGCTCATTCTGAACTTGTTGAAGAATTAAGCGCGCCTGATCCTTCAACAAGTTCAGGATGAGCGCAAAAGAATTAGATCAGGAACAAACTCTTATGTTTTCTATCATGTCATTCGTGGTAAACAATGCATCGGATTAATGCGCTTGCCATGTTCATATACTTCAAAATGAAGATGCGAACCATCTTTACCTTTTTTCCTTACAAATCCTGTTTCTCCAACAGTACCAACCATTGTTCCCTGTTTTACTTTTTGTCCAACATACACACGAATAGCGTGCAAATGTGCATACCGCGTTTTTATTGCCCCTGTGTGTTTAATAACAACGGTGTTACCATACCCCGCCTGAAAAGAAGCTTCTTCAACAACTCCTGCACGCACTGCATGCACAGCAGTTCCTTTTACCGCTGCCATGTCAATGCCATGATGAAACCCCCAGGCTCCATCAATGCGTTTGCGTGGACCAAACAATGAACTTAACCAAAATTTATGTGCATCAATTGGCCAGATAAATCCACATTCTTTGATGGGTCGACGAACTGTCTTAACTTTTTTTTCTTTTTTTTGCACTACAACAGGTTTAATAGAAGTTTGTTTTTTTTGTTGTTGAGCACTACGTGGAGACTTATTTTCTGTAATTTTTGGATAGGATGATTCTGTGTAATCAGACCAGCGATCAATATCAATTGCAGTCATTAACGCATTAAGTTCTTGTGATTCCATATAATCTAATGTTGATTGTTTAAGATAATCAGGATGTCTATTAATTACCACAAAAGAATCATCAACATAGTCATCATCATTGTCAGGAGCATCGCTGCTTTCTGCTGCAGATATTTCATCCATAATAATGTGCGATTCTTCTGTCATTTCTTCTGGAACTTCATACAGCTCTTGCACAGCATCTTCTGCAGCATCATCCATTTCCTTAACCGAATCGCTATGCTCTTCGACATCGTCGTTCATTTTCTTGTGCAACACATCAATATATTCGGCATATTGTTGTTTGAGCAAAGACAACTGGCGAACTTGATTACAAAAAAAACGATATTCAACAAAAAGAAGTATCATAATGACAATCATGATACTCGCAAAAAAACTAAATAATACTGAATAAACAAAGGGAAAACGTTTATCAAACATATGTGCTATAAGTTATGGGTTATATTATATAATTTGAATGACATCTGCTTCAACCCAGCCAATCATATCAGCATATTGAATTTTATACCACCCTTCTCTTGTTTCTTTCACCCTTGCACAATCAGCATACACAACGGGCGAAAGTACGTGGAAGCTCTTATCGGGCCCAGCAAAAAGCATTGATTCTTTCTTCACAACAATTGCCTGATTTGTATTGTGTTGCATATAATGCGTTCCTAGCACCACAGCAAAAATTGATATAACAAGGCACACACAATTTTGTGCTATTTTTCGTATTCCTGTCTGTTTTTTACGCATTACAAAAATAAAAAACCACCAACACATAAGGAAAAAGAGCTGTAAAAAGAATAAAGACACATACAACAATGGCGATTGTGCACGTTCTATAGCATTGTGCCAGAGTGATTGCTCTTTTTGTTTACCTATTTTTTTTAAAGCATGGTCTTTATTGCGCATAATAAGATCATACTCATGCGGCGTTGCACCCACTTGCGCACGTGACCAATACACAAGCGCACGCGAATAGTCTTCTTTATAAAACAGGCAGTTACCCATGTTATACAAAACAGCACGGCCCTTTTTACTCATCATATCGTATGCATGGAATGCATTATCGTAATCTTTTTGT contains:
- the lepB gene encoding signal peptidase I; the protein is MAQQKHHKKQGLFAQISEFAFLLLIVFLIRTFGFGLYQVPTGSMETTILVGERFFADKFSYNFRKPRHGEIIAFNDPSFKYSTNSAKKLFERYVWGPSNWTKRVIGVPGDVIRGVIEDGKPVVYRNGEKINEPYINAYPLIHVYRQDPDILMQRIQDEIQKVSRGYKVDKSAVNDYITQRLKQEATWRSYDSSVAYDQQPFYDLNEKRIVRDKEGNPQMLVPGAPLESKNGKTTPDEASNNWNRSDVFYIKLGTGEYWCMGDNRLGSHDCRFFGPIKEGEIHGRIIFRIWSIDSDESWWIVDLIKHPINFWQRVRWSRFFQIMS
- a CDS encoding M23 family metallopeptidase translates to MIVIMILLFVEYRFFCNQVRQLSLLKQQYAEYIDVLHKKMNDDVEEHSDSVKEMDDAAEDAVQELYEVPEEMTEESHIIMDEISAAESSDAPDNDDDYVDDSFVVINRHPDYLKQSTLDYMESQELNALMTAIDIDRWSDYTESSYPKITENKSPRSAQQQKKQTSIKPVVVQKKEKKVKTVRRPIKECGFIWPIDAHKFWLSSLFGPRKRIDGAWGFHHGIDMAAVKGTAVHAVRAGVVEEASFQAGYGNTVVIKHTGAIKTRYAHLHAIRVYVGQKVKQGTMVGTVGETGFVRKKGKDGSHLHFEVYEHGKRINPMHCLPRMT